A genome region from Hevea brasiliensis isolate MT/VB/25A 57/8 chromosome 7, ASM3005281v1, whole genome shotgun sequence includes the following:
- the LOC131181390 gene encoding uncharacterized protein LOC131181390 codes for MRLNNLITDIVFVAFKVYHHMKTRGYSSRSLMSLKLDMAKAYDKVELSFPEAIMLCLGFAPVWVSLMQIIAGMCTVPFDPRGYSSWVPLLPGLIKLNTDVGILVPDRIQVGVIFRDEFGMVLAPTLKVICGSWALDVSEAMLFQSRECSNNGLGFVLQDCVEFVHNLINCSWTYVRWLGNALGHALAKYQFDEGSGHEKVCIEDVPSDVAHSVSQDLSLL; via the exons ATGAGACTTAACAATCTAATTACAGATATTGTTTTTGTTGCATTCAAGGTTTACCACCATATGAAAACTCGAGGGTACTCTAGTAGATCATTAATGTCCTTGAAGCTGGATATGGCAAAAGCTTATGACAAGGTGGAATTGTCTTTTCCAGAGGCAATTATGCTCTGTTTGGGTTTTGCTCCTGTTTGGGTCTCTTTG ATGCAAATTATTGCTGGGATGTGTACAGTTCCTTTTGATCCGAGAGGTTATTCCAGCTGGGTTCCACTGTTGCCAGGTCTCATTAAATTGAATACTGATGTCGGTATTCTAGTGCCAGATAGGATTCAGGTGGGGGTAATTTTTAGGGATGAATTTGGTATGGTGCTGGCTCCCACGTTGAAGGTCATTTGTGGTTCATGGGCCTTGGATGTATCAGAAGCTATG CTCTTCCAAAGCAGAGAATGTTCCAATAATGGCTTGGGATTTGTTCTTCAAGACTGTGTAGAGTTTGTGCATAATCTGATTAATTGTTCATGGACCTATGTGCGTTGGTTGGGTAATGCTCTGGGTCATGCTTTGGCCAAGTATCAATTTGATGAAGGTAGTGGGCACGAAAAGGTTTGTATAGAAGATGTTCCTAGTGATGTTGCCCATTCTGTTTCTCAGGATTTGTCTTTGCTTTGA
- the LOC131181389 gene encoding uncharacterized protein LOC131181389, translating into MNSETSFTALTPPVFNGTNYQVWAIRMEAYLDAIDVWEAVEQEYEIPPLPNNPTVAQIKSHKEKRQRKSKARASLFAAVSSTIFNRIMTLKTAKEIRDFLKQEYERDERIRGMQVLNLIREFELQKMKESETIKEYSDILLIIVNRVRLLGADFSDSRIVQKILVTIPEKFETTISSLENSKDLSSITLAELLNALQA; encoded by the coding sequence ATGAATTCAGAAACTTCATTCACTGCACTTACTCCCCCGGTGTTTAATGGTACAAATTATCAGGTATGGGCTATTAGAATGGAAGCCTATCTTGATGCTATTGATGTGTGGGAAGCTGTAGAACAGGAGTATGAAATTCCTCCTTTGCCGAACAATCCAACCGTTGCACAAATCAAAAGTCATAAAGAAAAGAGGCAAAGAAAATCAAAAGCAAGAGCAAGCTTGTTTGCAGCAgtctcttccacaattttcaataGAATAATGACTCTCAAAACAGCTAAAGAAATCCGGGATTTCTTGAAGCAAGAATATGAACGTGATGAGAGGATTAGAGGCATGCAAGTGTTGAATTTGATTAGAGAATTTGAGTTGCAAAAGATGAAAGAATCAGAAACAATCAAAGAATATTCAGACATACTACTCATCATAGTTAACAGGGTAAGACTACTGGGTGCTGACTTTTCTGATTCTAGAATTGTGCAAAAAATCTTAGTCACGATTCCTGAAAAGTTTGAAACTACAATATCATCTTTGGAAAACTCAAAAGATCTGTCAAGCATCACCTTGGCAGAATTGTTGAATGCATTACAGGCGTAG